The genomic DNA ttttagaaaatgaccaaaagttttgctagataagacctttatgtTTCTTCTGGTATCGTTTAGAGACCTTTAAAGCTGCatcgaaactgcaatttagaccttcaactcattgatcaccactatatggagaaaaatcctggaatgttttcctcaaaaaccttcatttcttttcgactgaagaaaaaaagacatgaacatcttggatgacatgggggtgagtaaattatatggcaatttttattctggaagtgaactaatcctttaagaaactGCAGGCGACCCCCAAGGTTCGGTTTTAGGCCCTCTCCACTTTTTAAATGTAGAATTGTGCTATAACATAAAACTTATAACTATTAGTTTCAGTATTATTACTATTTCTTCAAAGTAATTTTCTTTGCATGGTTAAATGGTAAATGCAGTGGTGCATGTGAGATGAACACTTACCAGTATTGAGGACATAAACTTGTTGAGGAAAATGACCTGAATGCAGCCCACAGTCAAAGCTACACTGGTGTCCACAATGAGCATGTCTGTGTAGGCATCGCCCTCCGTTGCGTCCACATGGTTTACCATGCGGAAATCAAACACCTCCTTATCCGCGATGGACACCGCCTATATATCAACATTCCATCATTAGCCAACATCAATTACAACTTACACTCTCACTTTCTATGAATGatacaacattttaaaaagtgcTCCATTGTGGCAATTTAGCGCCCATTCTATGATGTATTTATCCTTAAAAGTACAGCACTTTCTACCTTTTTATATAATGCCTCTTTGTCACAATCCAGAATTACAATGTTCTTCAGATTAGCCAGAATCTCTACGGACTTCTTCCTCATCTGAACTTCAGAAACCAGTCCTGGTGTAAAAGAGAATATGCAGTACTGTAACATTTCCCATatggatgtaacaatatcaaaatctgaCATTATGAAATctgaaaatatgatatttaaaaaataaaattggaatttgagaaaatttaaaattttgtacattttaaagttaaattattctatctaatgcactttgagagttcaaaattagaACTCCAACCCATGTTCCTAAGAaaacttaaaggggtagttcacttttagaacaaatttacagatattgtactcaccctcttgtcatccaagatgttcatgtctttctttcttcagttgtaaggaaattatgttttttgaggaaaacatttcaggatttctctccatataatggacttctatgatgcccccgagtttgaacttccataatggagtttaaatgcagcttcaaagggctctataagATCACAgccaaattacaatttatatactttttaacctcaaatactcatcttgtctagctctgtgtgtactctgcgtagagattaaaaagtatataaagatagataagaccctttttcctcggctgggatcatttagagccctttgaagctgcattttggaagttcaaactcgagggcaccatagaagtccattatatggagagaaatcctgaaatgtttccctcaaaaaacataatttctttacgaatgaagaaagaaaggcatgaacatcttggatgacaagggggtgagtacattatctgtacatttttgttctgaaagtgaactactcctttaagtaggaaaaaagaaagtgaattgacttgtacctgaactttaaaaggGACTCAATCCTATTTTTGTGTTACATGGTCTCAGTCTaatttacattcacactggtgttttaggaagccaaactgaTTAGAATATAATCACAACTATAAGAACAATAACAGTAATAGTCATATACTGTCAAATAAttgaaatgcaaaataaatgaaaatgaatatttcatcgGTATATTATTTTGCTTTATACTACAGTTGGGAAATTACAATGCTTCTgttctaatttctacacttgaaagagatattttgattTTGGACTGCAGttacgttacccatttaaaccactagctgtcTGCAATTCATCTtccacttttaagcttttattttgacagaatcGTAaggagagcttttattttgaaggaaaactccagcttgagtaaaaacaggcttacaaaaatttAGTGAAATTCTGTAATCATCTACCatgaaaaaaattttttactgatggccgttgcattcccaaacGTGGACTAAACTTACAGCAcgtgcaataaacaagttcactgcattcattcaccatgaactgagccgttctgaggtgcggaaaacaccggatcacgagctgatcaccTGAACGAAGTGTgagttttagttcgtttgacagatactgtaatgtaatggcccaaaacacaactttatagACCTTTTAAGTTAGAATAAgaactttaaatatattttaaaaaccacTTTTGTTTCACATTgtcatgtgaccatgataatATCGAGACACCGCGATATcatgatattgataataatgttaCACCCCTAATTTCCCAACTTTATCATCTTTttgtgaagattttttttttttttttttacagaaatgtgTATTACCCTCAATGCTGATCTCAGAGATCCTGGCTTTCTCTCCTCTTATGAAGACCTTCAGACAATTGAGGTCCGCTCGAATGTGCAAATTGACCACATCCTCAAACTTTGACTTCTTAGTGGCTGAAGAACAATCCAATAATATCAGATTAGAACTACAGCATAACAAAACAAGACCCTTACAAACGAACAAAATCTTACAAGATTTCTTGGTAACAGCAGAATCCTCTATTTTggcctcttcttcttcttcctcttcctccttGGGTACGATGGGCTGCTCCTCTTGTGTCTCTTTCTTCAGTGGTGGGAGGAGGTTATTCAGGAAATTGATGGAGTTGAGGAGCGCCTCAGTGTGCAGGTGCACGTCCAGTGAGGAAAAATTCACCTGGTGCAAAGACCATACATTAAGAATTGTAACAAATTTTACAAGTAGCATGCAGTTTAAATTCTAACAAACTTACCTTGATAAGCTGCTCTGTATTTTTATACATCGTTTTGAAATCTGGTGCATTTTTGTCCGCCTGAAATGAATAGAGTATTATCAGAAAAGGTTTATGCATAAAACTGTGCTGCTACAATCATATCAGTGTTATTTTGTATTATTGATATACTattatttaaggggagacactgcaggcaaaaacactgttttttcatgcctctatcaagtttgagattttggtttgagtgttttttcagactagtggaaagaaaacaccccaaaaacactgttaagtgtttcttttatagcactttgtccatctgtgtcaatagatttcaattacaatgtgtatttttaaaggcagttttctcaaaatgagtttttctcatacactgagccataaatctccacttcagtagcacttacacacactaaactttacatttttattcctgtctatattttgaaggtttttacagagagatttgttcatatataatttgcttgattttatacaacatatgTTCCCCCCACAATGCTAAAAAAGGTTTCCTGtctgttttttctaaattatggcGTGATGAaattagatacccaaaattccccctgtttgactctaatatgtccaaaaaaaaattaaacaagaattttgaaactgacttcatctggtgtttagatttttgtactagaaatgtacgcAAATTAGTGCAttatcatttgcatatttaaatctaacattttagaaaacttgaccctattcacctgcagtgtattgccttaacattttgaattaaattttgtatattttacattGTACATTTTAAGTTTAGTTAAAATGTAAGtaagtaatttattattattatttttttttttatattatcagtcataaaggtcattttttttaattgagatgtacacatcatataaaaactgaatattgatgtatggtttggctgagatacaactttttgaaaatctgaaatctgagagagcaaaaaaaaaatctaaatattgagaaaattgttcaaagttgttcaaatgaagttcttagcaatgcatattaataatcaaaacaaagtttttaaatatttacagtaggaacaaATGGAACATTAATTtagcttaatatcctaatgatttttggcataaaagaaaaatgtataatttcgacccatacaatgtattgttggctatggctacaaatatacctgtgctacccaaaactggttttgtggtccagggtcacatatagtttttcatattaaagtttcagttatttcagttattaggtaataaaaacattttatggttttagttaaaaaataaTCTTGATCACTATATCatgattatttttctcaaatattgcattaatacTTTGAAAAGAGATGTGAAACATATCAACTACAGGatgattacaataaaaaaaataataaaattgtcctacataatataatataatataaatagagggatcatacatatttaatatataaatataaatgaataggCTTTCTAAATCTGTGTTGTCAAGAGTTTGACTAAGAGAAGGACTAATTAAAATGAGTCATGCAAAATGACTCGAGTCTTTTTTTTAGCTTCAATTCTGTGTTAATGTTTACAGCTAAAATTATAAAATGCCCTTCATAATGGCAGTATCCCACTAGGCTTTTAACACCCACCAGCTGAGACCAGGCCAAAATCCAGAAAACCGTGCCAGAGATTCACTTTGATGCTTCACAATGTACAGAAACATGGCACATGTTGATGATAAACAAAGTTTATACATATACCTGAACACAAAGGTGGAAAACATGTGAATATGATAAACCAAATTTACCTTGACATACTCCAAGGTGAGCAGATCTTCTTCAGTATTATCCAGAGTGGTGATAAGATGAACTTTCTTGTCCTTCTCAGAATCTTCAACAGACACACAAACAGTTTagaatttttatatttgaatacagaaatcattctaaaaagcTGATTTCCcccctcaagaaacatttttattatttgcgGAAACTAGGatacatttttttgtaacattataaatgtcttcactgtcacttttgatcaatttaatgcatccttgctgaataaaagtagtgCATTTTAGTGTGTGCAATGCACTTACCAAAGTACTCTGAACACTCAAGGCAGATCTCACGTAGGAAGGTGTATGACGACATATCAAAGGTGCGAAGTTTGAGTTCTGTTCCTAATCCATCAATGAACAGATGCAGAACACTCACTTCCTGTCTGCCTGACAAGCGGCACAGCTGAATGGACAGCTAGGAATGAAAGAGGAAGAGTGTCACTTGAGTGCACAAAATGACTGGAAAAGCCTTGGAATGTTAAGACAATTTCAAATATACCATTTACAGTTGTCAAAAAGtgtcaagtttacatacaccttgcagaatctgcaaaatgttaattattttaccaaactaagagggatcatacaaaatacatgttatttttaatttagtactgacctgaaaaaagacatttacatatagtccacaaaagaaaaataagagctgaatttataaaaatgaccccgttcagaaatttacatacacttaatttttttaatactgtgttgtaaactTTCCAAATATCCCAGGAAGATtccaaaaatcctggaatgttttctggaatgtttcCGAAATTTACTGGACATTTTCCACATTTTTGCAACcctatccacagctgtgtttcccacagattctgtggtttttcagaaccttttccaacaatgactgtactcatgcaactattacagaaggttcaaacactcactgatgctccagaaggaaaaatgatgcattaaaagctgggggtgaaaacttttggacagaatgaagatgtgcacatttttctagtCTAcggaagctacttacatgtttccaagaagacaaaaaaagctacatttacccagatcttcattttcaaaaagtttttacccctggctcttaatgcatcatgtttcctttaaACCTTCTgcaattgttgcatatgagtccctcggttgtcgtcagtgtaaaaagatgtaaaaatatacaaaaaagctgaaaaaccgaataatttgtgggacctgaaggatttttcttaagaacagcaagcagtttaactgttcggaacaaacaagggactcatgaacaactatcactaaacaaaaaacacagctgtggatcattcaggtaacaacacagtgttaagaatcaagtgtatgtatactTGTATACTGtatacagggtcatttttataaattcaactattattttctcttgtagactatatgtaaaagtcttttatgtgaaatatcttattcaagtcagtactaaataaaaaaaattacatgcattttgtatgatccctcttatttggtaaaataattaacattttgtagattctgcaatgtgtatgtaaacttttggcttcaactgtGTATAACTATTACTTAAGAGAACTAATGATCTTGTGTTGATGTTAACCAGACCTTGTTGATCTCAAATTTCAAGAGGAACTCGGTCATGTTCTTCTTGGGGTCTTTGAGCACCATGGACAGACGCTTATCAGAGGCAGAACCCTGCAGAGAGTCAGCTGAGGCCTCAAAGAAGGGCAGATCCTCGATCGGTGAACTGGGGGCATCAAAGAACAACTCCTCATCTGAAAAACACATAGATATTAGACTTATAGAGTAGATCTCTATATTGTATCACTGATGTTCTGTAGGT from Garra rufa unplaced genomic scaffold, GarRuf1.0 hap1_unplaced_592, whole genome shotgun sequence includes the following:
- the LOC141317265 gene encoding intermembrane lipid transfer protein VPS13A-like gives rise to the protein MYPNSEKDKKVHLITTLDNTEEDLLTLEYVKADKNAPDFKTMYKNTEQLIKVNFSSLDVHLHTEALLNSINFLNNLLPPLKKETQEEQPIVPKEEEEEEEEAKIEDSAVTKKSSTKKSKFEDVVNLHIRADLNCLKVFIRGEKARISEISIEGLVSEVQMRKKSVEILANLKNIVILDCDKEALYKKAVSIADKEVFDFRMVNHVDATEGDAYTDMLIVDTSVALTVGCIQVIFLNKFMSSILVSVHLTCTTAFTI